From a single Aggregatilinea lenta genomic region:
- a CDS encoding helix-turn-helix domain-containing protein produces MTPGGMRLRAVREYTGRTQLEVELDASLGIGYLQRVESGKVRYPERDTLERILGALGAHYTERRDILELFGYVVDTPLPDEPETRWAVDVCRAELDDAVFPAYLLDCGHRLLAWNVFVPRLFRDTLLAIETDRASMLRVLFDPAYHLTGRIANPVLFFPAQIRALRYEMRLFRGESWYDALIAALRSECSLFERYWAASPADQRASLIAARPLVPLELHTPDGLVLRFRLTSEPFAQDRRFRIIYYVPADSSTIQQCIAWSEVGDSDG; encoded by the coding sequence GTGACACCAGGGGGAATGCGCCTGCGTGCCGTGCGCGAATACACCGGGCGAACCCAGCTTGAAGTCGAGCTGGACGCCAGCCTGGGGATTGGTTACTTGCAGCGAGTTGAATCGGGCAAGGTCCGCTATCCTGAGCGCGATACGCTTGAGCGCATCCTGGGAGCGCTTGGCGCGCATTACACCGAACGCCGCGATATTTTGGAGTTGTTCGGGTACGTGGTCGATACGCCGCTGCCGGATGAGCCGGAAACGCGGTGGGCAGTAGACGTGTGCCGCGCAGAGCTGGACGACGCGGTCTTTCCGGCCTATTTGCTCGACTGTGGGCACCGGCTGCTAGCGTGGAATGTGTTTGTCCCACGCCTCTTCCGCGACACTCTGCTCGCCATCGAAACGGATCGGGCGTCCATGCTGAGGGTTCTGTTCGATCCCGCCTACCATCTGACCGGGCGGATCGCCAATCCCGTCCTGTTCTTCCCGGCACAGATTCGCGCCCTGCGGTACGAGATGCGTCTCTTTCGCGGGGAGTCGTGGTACGATGCGCTTATTGCGGCGCTACGCTCCGAGTGCAGCCTGTTCGAGCGCTATTGGGCCGCGTCTCCGGCGGATCAGCGGGCCTCTCTCATTGCAGCGCGGCCCCTCGTTCCCCTCGAACTTCACACACCTGACGGCCTGGTGCTCCGGTTCCGGCTGACCTCGGAGCCGTTCGCCCAGGACCGGCGCTTCCGCATCATTTACTACGTTCCCGCCGATTCATCGACGATCCAGCAGTGTATCGCCTGGTCTGAAGTGGGGGATAGCGATGGGTAG
- a CDS encoding GDP-L-fucose synthase family protein, which yields MTGTPNSDFWSTQRVIVTGGRGFLGRYVVQELEACGAAEIFPLGRSEYDLRSEVEVERMYRELPATMLIHLAATVGGIGINREHPGSFFYDNLMMGALSVEHARRAGLDKAVIVGTICAYPKFTPVPFKEEDLWNGYPEETNAPYGIAKKVLLVQSQAYRQEYGFNSVYLLPVNLYGPNDNFDPASSHVIPALIKKIIDAQEAGDDQIVAWGDGSPTREFLYVEDAARGIIMAAEHYNDSDPVNLGSSNEISIRDLVELIAELTGFAGDIVWDTDKPNGQPRRKLDVSRAKERFGFESQTDFREGLKRTIAWYREHRSELVFE from the coding sequence ATGACTGGCACACCCAATTCTGATTTTTGGAGCACTCAGCGGGTCATCGTCACCGGGGGCCGTGGCTTCCTGGGGCGGTATGTCGTGCAAGAGCTGGAAGCGTGCGGCGCGGCGGAAATCTTCCCGCTCGGCAGGAGCGAATACGACCTGCGCAGCGAGGTCGAGGTCGAGCGCATGTACCGCGAGCTGCCCGCGACGATGCTCATTCACCTGGCGGCGACCGTCGGCGGGATCGGCATCAACCGCGAGCATCCCGGCAGCTTCTTCTACGACAACCTGATGATGGGCGCGCTCTCGGTGGAGCACGCGCGCCGCGCCGGGCTGGACAAGGCCGTGATCGTCGGCACGATCTGCGCCTACCCCAAGTTCACGCCCGTGCCGTTCAAGGAAGAAGACCTGTGGAACGGCTACCCCGAAGAAACGAACGCGCCGTACGGCATTGCCAAAAAGGTGCTGCTGGTGCAGAGCCAGGCGTATCGCCAGGAGTACGGCTTCAACAGCGTCTACCTGCTGCCGGTGAACCTCTACGGCCCCAACGACAACTTCGACCCGGCGTCGTCGCACGTCATCCCGGCGCTGATCAAGAAGATCATCGACGCGCAGGAAGCGGGCGACGATCAGATCGTGGCCTGGGGCGACGGCAGCCCCACCCGCGAGTTCCTGTACGTGGAGGACGCGGCGCGCGGCATCATCATGGCGGCGGAACACTACAACGACTCCGACCCGGTGAACCTGGGGTCCAGCAACGAGATCTCGATCCGGGATCTGGTCGAGCTGATCGCGGAACTGACGGGCTTCGCGGGCGACATCGTGTGGGACACGGACAAGCCCAACGGCCAGCCGCGCCGCAAGCTGGACGTCTCGCGCGCGAAGGAGCGCTTCGGCTTCGAGTCGCAGACGGATTTCCGCGAGGGCCTCAAGCGCACGATCGCGTGGTACCGGGAGCACCGCAGCGAGCTGGTGTTCGAGTAA
- a CDS encoding alpha/beta hydrolase — protein MRRSRLLSAALVTLIAAAVTPGALPAAAQSPTPERVEITAPDGIVLVGSYYAPPANADDPARALLLMHHSGGQKEVWIDFIPVAQEAGYALVTVDLRGYGESGGETSDWQSMEADAHLWLAWLRDQPGIDPDRVSIVGSSIGGDLGLRVMVNDEALRTVVSLSPRLDVNGMTTADAMEAVAARPIFFAAGQGDALDAEATRTLFALATGDVQARLYDHGACCTTLFTLERDLAPAVIAWLDRTNK, from the coding sequence ATGCGCCGCTCCAGACTGCTCTCCGCCGCCCTGGTCACTCTGATCGCAGCCGCCGTCACGCCGGGCGCGCTGCCCGCCGCCGCGCAAAGCCCCACCCCGGAGCGTGTCGAGATCACCGCGCCGGATGGGATCGTGCTGGTCGGCAGCTACTACGCGCCGCCCGCCAATGCGGACGATCCCGCCCGCGCCCTGCTGCTGATGCATCACAGCGGCGGCCAGAAGGAAGTGTGGATCGACTTCATCCCTGTGGCCCAGGAGGCCGGATACGCGCTGGTCACGGTCGATCTGCGCGGCTACGGTGAGAGCGGCGGCGAGACGTCCGACTGGCAGTCGATGGAAGCCGACGCGCACCTGTGGCTCGCATGGCTGCGCGACCAACCGGGCATCGATCCCGACCGCGTGAGCATCGTCGGGTCCAGCATAGGCGGCGACCTGGGTCTGCGCGTGATGGTGAACGACGAGGCGCTGCGCACGGTCGTATCGCTCTCGCCGCGCCTGGACGTCAACGGGATGACCACGGCGGACGCAATGGAAGCGGTGGCCGCGCGCCCGATCTTCTTCGCCGCCGGACAGGGCGACGCGCTGGACGCGGAAGCGACGCGCACGCTGTTTGCGCTGGCGACCGGCGACGTGCAGGCCCGCCTGTACGATCACGGCGCGTGCTGCACGACGCTGTTCACGCTGGAACGCGACCTCGCGCCCGCCGTGATCGCCTGGCTGGACCGCACCAACAAGTAA
- a CDS encoding GNAT family N-acetyltransferase: MDAIEFTGYIPGALGRITELHGTYYHKYWNLGLYFEAKVATELAEFLSRFDPARDGAWFARAGEGIVGAIFIDGSAAHTEGARLRWFIIDPAYQGRGMGHRLMEEAMTFCKQHQFTRVYLTTFAGLAAARHLYEQHGFRLRREEDGSHLTGTSALVEQVFELTFPVDGSPSTQPAHTEPGASEPR; encoded by the coding sequence ATGGACGCAATTGAATTCACCGGCTACATTCCCGGCGCGTTAGGACGCATTACGGAACTTCATGGGACTTATTACCACAAGTACTGGAACCTGGGGCTGTACTTTGAGGCAAAAGTTGCCACCGAACTCGCCGAGTTCCTGAGCCGTTTTGACCCGGCGCGGGACGGCGCATGGTTTGCCCGCGCGGGTGAGGGTATCGTGGGTGCTATTTTCATCGATGGGAGTGCCGCCCATACAGAAGGCGCACGCCTGCGCTGGTTCATCATCGATCCAGCGTACCAGGGGCGCGGCATGGGTCATAGGCTAATGGAAGAAGCCATGACCTTTTGCAAGCAGCACCAGTTCACACGCGTCTATTTGACCACGTTCGCGGGACTGGCCGCCGCGCGCCATCTGTACGAGCAGCACGGGTTCCGGCTGCGCCGGGAAGAAGACGGCAGTCACTTGACGGGCACGTCTGCGCTCGTTGAGCAGGTATTCGAACTCACGTTTCCCGTGGACGGATCGCCTTCGACACAACCCGCCCACACGGAACCGGGCGCTTCAGAACCGCGTTAG
- a CDS encoding phosphoglucomutase/phosphomannomutase family protein yields MSIRFGTDGWRAVIAETFTFGNLRLVAQAVADYVTQEFPDHDNPEVVIGFDTRFLSDRFAIETARVLAANGIVTWLSRTDAPTPAISYNVKHKNAVAGVVITASHNPPRYNGFKLKAAYGGSALPSECQLVESFLEAAQREARGPNLMSYEKALDEGIIRRFNPTNAYYEHLETLVDIDKISGAELRIVADPMYGSGRTAIRAILSRTRCQVTEIRGDLNPGFGGIHPEPIRKYLDAMAAAIQNGHADVGIATDGDADRVGAMDGQGNFVDPHTIMALSLRYLAEKRGWTGDVVKTVSTTMLVNRIAAKHGLTVHETPVGFNHIADHMLSGDVLIGGEESGGISIKGHIPEGDGILMGLLLLEIIADAGAPLVDIVADLQKQYGPTCYERTDFHLKSPVPKKELVQRLCESAPPTMAGQTVRDCFTFDGIKFVMADDSWLLIRPSGTEPVLRVYAEAPTQDAVDELLAEGRRMTNIEA; encoded by the coding sequence ATGAGCATCCGATTCGGAACCGACGGCTGGCGTGCCGTCATCGCTGAAACCTTCACCTTCGGTAACTTGCGGCTGGTCGCACAGGCCGTCGCCGACTACGTCACGCAGGAATTTCCCGACCACGACAACCCGGAAGTCGTCATCGGCTTCGATACGCGCTTCCTCTCCGACCGCTTCGCGATCGAGACGGCGCGCGTGCTGGCCGCCAACGGCATCGTGACGTGGCTGTCGCGCACGGACGCGCCGACGCCCGCCATCAGCTACAACGTCAAGCACAAGAACGCCGTCGCGGGCGTGGTGATCACCGCGTCACACAACCCGCCGCGCTACAACGGCTTCAAGCTCAAGGCCGCTTACGGCGGCTCGGCGCTGCCCTCCGAATGCCAGCTCGTCGAGAGCTTCCTCGAAGCGGCCCAGCGTGAGGCGCGCGGCCCCAATTTGATGAGCTACGAAAAGGCGCTGGACGAGGGCATCATCCGGCGCTTCAACCCGACCAATGCGTATTACGAGCACCTCGAAACGCTGGTCGACATCGACAAGATCTCCGGCGCGGAGCTGCGCATCGTGGCCGACCCGATGTACGGCAGTGGGCGCACGGCCATCCGCGCGATTCTGTCGCGCACGCGCTGCCAGGTGACCGAGATTCGCGGCGACCTGAACCCCGGCTTCGGCGGCATCCACCCGGAGCCGATCCGCAAGTACCTGGACGCGATGGCCGCCGCCATCCAGAACGGGCACGCCGACGTGGGCATCGCCACCGACGGGGACGCGGACCGCGTGGGCGCGATGGACGGCCAGGGCAACTTCGTCGATCCGCACACGATCATGGCGCTGTCGCTGCGCTACCTGGCCGAAAAACGCGGCTGGACCGGCGACGTGGTCAAAACCGTTTCCACCACCATGCTGGTCAACCGCATCGCGGCCAAACATGGCCTGACGGTGCACGAGACGCCGGTCGGATTCAATCACATCGCGGACCACATGCTCAGCGGCGACGTGCTGATCGGCGGCGAGGAATCGGGCGGGATCAGCATCAAGGGACACATCCCTGAGGGCGACGGTATCCTGATGGGCCTGCTGCTGCTGGAGATCATCGCCGATGCAGGCGCGCCGCTGGTGGACATCGTGGCCGACCTGCAAAAGCAGTACGGGCCAACCTGCTACGAGCGCACCGACTTCCACCTGAAGTCGCCCGTGCCCAAAAAGGAACTGGTGCAGCGGCTGTGCGAATCGGCTCCGCCCACGATGGCGGGACAGACGGTGCGCGACTGCTTCACGTTCGACGGGATCAAGTTCGTGATGGCCGACGATAGCTGGCTGCTCATCCGGCCCAGCGGGACCGAGCCGGTGCTGCGCGTCTACGCCGAAGCGCCGACGCAGGACGCCGTCGACGAGCTGCTGGCCGAGGGCCGCCGCATGACGAATATCGAGGCGTAG